A region of Paenibacillus thiaminolyticus DNA encodes the following proteins:
- a CDS encoding sensor histidine kinase has product MNDTIVALFNFVVNLVLANHYFPNNSIHKLFSKENVIITFLTFFLTAFYLFSNQQSYILMNIIFTALLFLVIAKRNQIDMRKEFFWLIFLLLMFLICDSVSFFITKAVSLSEGYDSNLLFMAGGGGIAIILKLMAVAVLKIIVLQKRKLKRPINVFLLMTLLSIPMISVFVLSTAEINFINPPNSIFILIATCIIYMNICILYLYITLGSYFEKLEKTTTQKIVFESELNFFKQLKHSQSKLYSMKHDLKNQYVVLMGMLSQGDTAGAEKYLQNSIQKIEHIDYFFTNNYVLNYLLNEKKSIAESNGITLNVKSFLPEKINLDTDIFAVVLGNLIDNSLNAVLRLSNSKEKEISLLIKQFDNNLLIEISNLFDTVELKIRKNRRFEGIGIKNVKRIVEENGGIYNQWVQDNQYIVSILLLNVYDKEDEE; this is encoded by the coding sequence ATGAATGATACTATCGTTGCATTATTCAACTTTGTTGTTAATTTAGTGTTGGCTAATCATTATTTTCCAAATAACTCCATCCATAAACTGTTTTCTAAAGAAAACGTAATTATTACATTCTTGACTTTTTTTCTTACCGCATTTTATCTGTTTTCTAATCAACAATCATATATTCTTATGAATATCATCTTCACTGCTTTATTGTTTTTAGTTATCGCAAAGAGGAATCAGATAGATATGAGAAAAGAGTTCTTTTGGTTAATTTTCTTACTTTTAATGTTTTTAATTTGTGATTCCGTTTCGTTTTTTATTACGAAAGCGGTATCGCTATCAGAAGGTTATGATTCAAATTTACTCTTTATGGCTGGAGGAGGAGGTATTGCTATAATTTTAAAACTAATGGCTGTAGCTGTTCTTAAAATTATCGTTCTCCAAAAGCGTAAATTAAAGAGACCAATAAATGTTTTTCTCCTAATGACACTACTTTCTATACCAATGATATCGGTATTTGTATTAAGTACTGCTGAAATTAATTTTATTAATCCTCCTAATTCTATATTTATATTGATTGCTACTTGTATTATTTATATGAATATATGCATACTATATCTTTATATAACCCTCGGAAGTTATTTTGAAAAGCTTGAAAAAACTACAACGCAAAAAATAGTATTTGAATCAGAATTGAATTTTTTTAAACAACTAAAGCATTCACAATCCAAACTATATTCAATGAAGCATGACTTAAAAAACCAATACGTAGTTCTAATGGGGATGTTAAGTCAGGGAGATACTGCTGGAGCTGAAAAATATCTTCAAAATTCGATACAGAAAATCGAACACATTGATTATTTTTTTACAAATAACTATGTGCTAAATTATCTTCTGAATGAAAAAAAATCTATTGCTGAAAGCAATGGAATAACTTTAAACGTTAAATCTTTCCTTCCTGAAAAGATTAATTTAGATACTGATATTTTTGCAGTTGTGCTAGGAAATTTAATAGATAATTCCTTAAACGCAGTCTTACGTTTATCTAATTCTAAAGAAAAAGAGATTTCACTTCTTATCAAACAATTTGATAATAACCTACTTATAGAAATTTCAAATTTATTTGATACTGTGGAGCTTAAAATTCGAAAGAATAGACGATTCGAGGGAATAGGAATTAAAAATGTGAAAAGAATTGTAGAAGAGAATGGTGGAATTTATAATCAATGGGTTCAAGATAATCAGTATATCGTAAGTATACTTTTACTCAATGTATATGATAAAGAAGATGAAGAATAG
- a CDS encoding GNAT family N-acetyltransferase yields the protein MFLKIDEGQTLGGLAGEICWNWMEIHYLVIDEQVRKLGYGKKLLLEAEKLAKEKECDIIKLDTFPLYGERRYTSNSYQQRTTLHMRRLPNPWYWGLSGTPRQTPSACPSMPCTSSPLDKINSR from the coding sequence TTGTTTTTAAAAATTGATGAAGGTCAAACTCTTGGGGGACTCGCCGGCGAAATATGTTGGAACTGGATGGAGATTCACTATCTTGTTATTGATGAACAGGTTCGTAAATTAGGCTATGGGAAGAAGCTTTTATTAGAGGCCGAAAAGCTCGCTAAGGAGAAAGAGTGCGATATCATTAAACTCGATACGTTCCCGTTATATGGAGAACGCCGCTACACCTCCAATTCGTATCAGCAGCGAACAACTCTCCACATGCGCCGTCTGCCGAATCCGTGGTATTGGGGTCTATCAGGTACTCCTAGACAAACGCCTTCTGCTTGTCCGTCAATGCCATGTACATCATCTCCCCTCGATAAAATAAATAGCCGCTGA
- a CDS encoding GNAT family N-acetyltransferase, with protein sequence MTTKENNQRQGLSTSLVKLLLHKFNEKQIIAWWECMESNIASQKTAEKAGLCKTHRYKINWFSF encoded by the coding sequence GTGACAACAAAAGAGAACAACCAACGACAAGGATTATCGACCTCACTCGTGAAATTATTATTACATAAGTTCAATGAAAAACAGATTATTGCCTGGTGGGAGTGCATGGAGAGCAATATCGCTTCTCAAAAAACAGCCGAGAAGGCAGGCTTATGTAAAACGCATCGTTACAAAATAAATTGGTTTTCTTTTTAA
- a CDS encoding GNAT family N-acetyltransferase, producing MTIMETPRLYLRPFDDEDAASLHPIFSDPETMAYYPAPFSYKQTQAWIMRNQDRYANDGYGLWAVCLKDSGQVIGDCGLINQNVDGKTEVEIGYHINKNYWCKGYASEAAAACKEYGFHRLRLSRLISIIAPQNAASIRVAEKIGFSKEKEAYIFGKNHYIFSGTRATD from the coding sequence ATGACTATCATGGAAACTCCAAGGTTATACCTAAGGCCATTCGATGATGAGGATGCCGCCTCCCTCCATCCTATTTTTTCAGACCCGGAGACGATGGCGTATTATCCGGCTCCTTTCAGCTACAAGCAAACCCAAGCCTGGATCATGAGAAATCAAGACCGATATGCGAATGACGGTTATGGATTATGGGCCGTTTGTCTGAAGGATTCGGGGCAGGTTATTGGGGACTGCGGACTTATTAATCAAAATGTAGACGGCAAAACGGAGGTTGAAATCGGCTACCATATTAACAAAAACTATTGGTGCAAAGGCTATGCTTCGGAAGCAGCCGCAGCTTGCAAGGAATATGGATTTCACCGTTTAAGATTAAGCAGATTGATTAGCATCATCGCTCCCCAAAACGCAGCATCGATACGTGTAGCTGAAAAGATCGGATTTTCCAAGGAAAAAGAGGCTTATATTTTCGGCAAAAATCATTATATTTTCTCGGGTACTAGGGCTACTGATTAA
- a CDS encoding DUF3238 domain-containing protein, producing the protein MAHIVEIRFAAFIPEAWIEHKRTASALIQFNGNNRSFTYFTEDQPELSKMAQHIVVDFEKTKIKHFRSTGPTIERTVELSSGNVLREVFGHASDSGLTISNESISSTSASFFIQGSAANPLNADASPLDWEYDVTVDTTGKVTVKGRHDGFPAHEIYKRVDKGEPVTIYTHDPRVTGDTPLSLLPPMERIVDRIAP; encoded by the coding sequence ATGGCACACATTGTTGAGATACGCTTCGCTGCATTTATTCCTGAAGCATGGATAGAGCATAAGCGAACCGCGAGTGCGCTCATTCAATTCAATGGCAACAACAGAAGCTTTACTTATTTCACCGAAGATCAACCCGAGCTTTCGAAAATGGCACAGCATATTGTCGTGGATTTCGAGAAAACGAAAATAAAACATTTTCGGTCGACAGGCCCGACAATCGAAAGAACCGTTGAACTAAGCAGCGGTAACGTTTTGCGGGAAGTATTCGGCCATGCCTCTGATTCAGGACTGACCATCTCGAATGAGAGTATCTCAAGCACGTCAGCGTCGTTTTTCATACAAGGCAGTGCGGCAAATCCTTTGAACGCCGATGCTTCTCCACTTGACTGGGAGTATGACGTAACGGTTGACACTACAGGAAAGGTAACCGTTAAGGGGCGCCATGACGGCTTTCCGGCGCATGAAATTTATAAACGTGTAGATAAGGGCGAGCCGGTTACTATCTATACTCACGATCCGCGCGTTACAGGCGATACGCCCCTGTCTCTGCTCCCTCCAATGGAACGTATTGTAGACAGAATCGCTCCTTAA
- a CDS encoding DinB family protein, whose amino-acid sequence MNFKMTEAIEVLERTPQTLECFLSGLSEGWLQGNEGEGTWNASEVIEHLIEGEKQNWMPRLEFILQEGKDKPFPPFDRYSHLHDKHDRSMEHKLLEFKTIRTQNIARLKELMETEAQLELSGFHPAFGVVKIRELIATWAVHDLTHMAQIVRVMAKRYTTDVGPWIEYLGILKK is encoded by the coding sequence ATGAATTTTAAGATGACGGAAGCCATCGAGGTTCTGGAACGCACACCGCAGACATTGGAGTGTTTTTTGTCTGGTTTATCGGAGGGGTGGCTGCAAGGCAATGAAGGCGAAGGAACTTGGAATGCCTCTGAAGTGATTGAGCACCTTATTGAGGGAGAGAAGCAGAATTGGATGCCACGGCTTGAGTTTATTTTGCAGGAAGGGAAAGACAAACCCTTTCCCCCGTTCGATCGCTATTCTCACCTGCATGACAAGCATGACCGATCCATGGAACACAAGCTGCTCGAATTTAAAACGATAAGAACGCAAAATATAGCCAGACTGAAGGAGCTTATGGAAACGGAAGCGCAGCTTGAATTGTCGGGCTTTCACCCTGCGTTTGGTGTCGTGAAGATAAGGGAATTGATTGCGACGTGGGCGGTTCATGATTTAACGCATATGGCTCAGATCGTTCGCGTCATGGCTAAGAGATACACTACCGATGTCGGGCCTTGGATAGAGTATTTGGGAATCTTGAAAAAGTAG
- a CDS encoding GNAT family N-acetyltransferase — MEIRKPNNAELETILKLSPQALFEGTLGRVRPTEEKIKRLVEPLMEKGCCYLIAAEQDTLTGWILIGSATDQFTDETIGFIYELYVIQEFRGNGISKRLMKSAMEHLQAEGYREIRLGVFAGNHAIELYKQMGFTERNTTMSLMLS, encoded by the coding sequence ATGGAAATTAGAAAACCGAACAACGCAGAATTGGAGACTATTTTAAAACTGTCGCCACAGGCATTATTTGAAGGAACATTGGGGAGGGTGAGGCCAACAGAAGAGAAGATCAAGCGGCTTGTTGAACCTCTCATGGAGAAAGGCTGCTGCTATTTAATTGCGGCAGAACAAGATACTCTCACAGGGTGGATTCTGATAGGATCAGCCACAGACCAATTCACCGATGAGACGATTGGTTTTATATACGAGCTATACGTAATCCAAGAGTTCCGAGGCAATGGCATTTCCAAGCGCCTCATGAAAAGTGCCATGGAACACCTGCAAGCAGAGGGATACCGCGAGATACGTCTGGGTGTGTTCGCAGGCAATCATGCGATTGAACTATATAAGCAAATGGGGTTCACAGAAAGAAACACAACGATGAGCCTGATGCTGTCGTAA
- a CDS encoding amino acid permease — MNQLFRKKTLNLMLAHSEKKELARTMSLMDLIFLGVGCVIGTGIFVVTGVVAAESAGPGIMLSFVIAGIACALAAFCYAEFSSAVPVSGSVYTYTYATLGELFAFLIGWDLMLEYVLAVSAVSTGWSAYFQSLLAGFQIHIPAVISSAPSVGKGGIIDLPAVLIILAITALVSKGVKESIKFNNIMVFVKLAVILLFIVVGVWYVKPDNWVPFAPFGLQGIVTGAATVFFAYIGFDVIATASEEVKNPKKTMPIGIIASLLICTLLYMTVSGVLTGMISYTKLNVGAPVALALESVGQNAIAGLISVGAVFGITTVILALIYAQVRLSYAMSRDGLLPKKFSQVNAKTKTPFANTWVTGFVAAGIAGFIDLTTLAHLVNMGTLAAFTLISLAVIVLRKKFPDIKASFRVPFVPVLPIISALFCLYLALSLPLITWISFVIWIAIGTGIYFIYSRKHSKLN, encoded by the coding sequence TTGAATCAGCTTTTCCGCAAAAAAACACTAAACCTCATGCTTGCTCACAGTGAGAAAAAAGAATTAGCGCGAACGATGTCGCTGATGGATTTAATCTTTCTTGGCGTGGGCTGCGTGATCGGGACCGGAATTTTTGTTGTGACGGGTGTCGTTGCGGCAGAATCCGCAGGACCCGGTATTATGTTATCCTTTGTTATCGCAGGTATTGCCTGTGCGCTCGCTGCCTTCTGTTATGCCGAGTTCTCCTCCGCCGTACCTGTCTCAGGAAGTGTATATACGTACACGTATGCCACGTTAGGCGAACTGTTTGCTTTCCTGATTGGATGGGATCTAATGCTTGAATATGTACTGGCGGTTTCTGCCGTTTCAACAGGCTGGTCTGCATACTTTCAATCCTTGCTCGCAGGCTTTCAAATACACATTCCCGCAGTTATCTCCTCCGCTCCCAGTGTGGGAAAAGGGGGAATCATTGATTTACCGGCCGTTCTGATCATCTTGGCAATTACAGCACTCGTCAGCAAAGGCGTTAAGGAAAGCATTAAATTCAACAATATTATGGTGTTCGTCAAATTAGCTGTTATCTTACTATTTATTGTAGTAGGGGTTTGGTATGTAAAGCCAGATAACTGGGTGCCTTTTGCGCCCTTCGGACTTCAGGGGATCGTAACCGGAGCAGCGACGGTGTTCTTTGCCTATATCGGGTTCGATGTTATCGCTACGGCATCAGAAGAAGTGAAGAATCCGAAAAAAACCATGCCGATCGGGATTATCGCGTCCTTGCTTATTTGCACTCTATTGTATATGACCGTATCCGGGGTATTAACAGGAATGATCTCGTATACGAAGTTGAATGTTGGCGCGCCTGTCGCGTTAGCACTGGAATCTGTAGGGCAAAACGCTATAGCGGGTCTCATTTCAGTTGGAGCGGTATTTGGCATTACCACCGTAATTCTTGCATTAATCTATGCTCAGGTTCGTTTATCCTACGCCATGAGTCGTGATGGATTATTGCCGAAAAAGTTCTCACAAGTCAATGCAAAAACCAAAACTCCATTCGCAAACACATGGGTAACCGGATTTGTTGCCGCAGGCATTGCAGGTTTTATTGATCTAACGACACTCGCGCATTTGGTGAACATGGGCACATTAGCCGCGTTTACCCTAATCTCTCTTGCCGTCATCGTCTTGCGGAAGAAGTTCCCTGACATCAAAGCTTCCTTCCGGGTCCCGTTCGTACCTGTGCTGCCGATCATTAGCGCATTGTTTTGTCTTTACCTTGCATTGAGTTTGCCGTTAATCACCTGGATTTCCTTTGTGATATGGATTGCGATTGGTACGGGCATTTACTTTATTTATTCGCGGAAGCACAGCAAATTGAATTGA
- the rsgA gene encoding ribosome small subunit-dependent GTPase A, with amino-acid sequence MISEFGEFTAKVTGKFRYTALRLADYPVVGDFVWIEPNGDQARIHTVLHRKNSFSRKMPISGGRKMKNGVIEGGVTEEQVIASNLDTLFIMCGVDGNFSIPRLERYLTLARHQKLEPVILINKIDLCKQPDNYAAQVKEIAGGAAVLPISAAHRTGLDPLAAYMAPGQTIVFLGSSGVGKSTLLNTLLEREVQTTRHTSHYSGKGKHTTTHRQMFFHSSGCMIVDTPGMKELQLWADDDDLDSVFADVIDVISQCKFSNCTHRSEPGCALQSALKSGTLPRERYERYIAQLRELKRLQDKKKEYTRMQGKKNKYQS; translated from the coding sequence GTGATTTCGGAATTTGGCGAGTTTACGGCCAAGGTTACGGGGAAATTCCGGTATACGGCCCTTCGCCTTGCAGATTACCCCGTCGTGGGGGATTTTGTATGGATAGAACCGAATGGAGACCAAGCACGGATTCATACGGTTCTGCATCGAAAAAATAGTTTCTCGCGAAAAATGCCGATCTCAGGCGGACGGAAGATGAAGAACGGCGTAATAGAAGGCGGAGTCACCGAAGAACAAGTGATTGCCTCGAACCTGGATACCCTTTTCATCATGTGCGGGGTGGACGGCAATTTCAGCATTCCAAGATTAGAACGGTATCTGACGCTTGCCAGACATCAGAAGCTGGAGCCAGTTATCCTTATTAATAAAATCGATCTGTGCAAGCAGCCTGACAACTATGCAGCGCAGGTAAAGGAAATTGCCGGAGGAGCAGCCGTCCTGCCAATAAGTGCCGCACACCGCACAGGACTCGACCCGCTGGCAGCTTATATGGCCCCGGGCCAAACGATTGTCTTCCTTGGCTCATCCGGCGTGGGAAAGTCAACCCTGCTGAATACGCTGCTTGAACGGGAGGTTCAGACAACCCGCCACACAAGCCATTATTCCGGCAAGGGCAAGCATACGACGACCCATAGACAAATGTTTTTTCACTCTTCCGGCTGTATGATCGTGGATACGCCAGGAATGAAAGAATTGCAGCTATGGGCAGATGACGATGATCTGGATTCGGTATTCGCTGACGTCATCGATGTCATATCACAATGTAAATTTTCGAATTGCACACATCGAAGCGAGCCGGGCTGCGCTCTTCAATCAGCGCTCAAGAGCGGCACCCTGCCACGGGAACGTTATGAGCGGTATATCGCCCAGTTAAGGGAACTGAAGCGGCTGCAAGACAAGAAAAAAGAATACACAAGAATGCAAGGCAAGAAAAATAAATACCAATCATAA
- a CDS encoding phosphotransferase enzyme family protein: MLKLKYLFNNVNLAEMLLKNWEYDSESLDMFQYYRISSNAIYPFRYEGKTRLLRFAPSSEKCKSNIAAELGFISYLRGNGYGALEPVASLGGEEVVEACTPWGTYYASVFKRVPGVQISQTDCNDEIMFCYGKALGKLHQLSSEYVPVMAKRWSCLDVLAWIEELFIDSPQEEAALAEARLLRNYFASLPVTKHNFGLVHYDFEYDNVFYDEASYSCHVIDFDDAMYHWYAMDIEQALACLQDCVSPDSFNTKKQCFLDGYRTEFDISDDMEALLPACRRFAAVYGYARVWRAMAEEWANEPDWLVQLRESLRGHLTEDSSCFGKEL; the protein is encoded by the coding sequence ATGTTGAAGCTGAAATATTTATTTAATAATGTGAACTTGGCGGAAATGCTTTTGAAAAATTGGGAGTACGATTCAGAATCGTTAGATATGTTTCAATACTATCGCATCTCATCCAATGCCATTTATCCGTTCCGATATGAAGGAAAGACCCGTCTCTTGCGGTTTGCTCCCTCGTCAGAGAAATGCAAATCGAATATCGCAGCAGAGCTCGGATTTATTTCGTACTTGCGCGGCAACGGCTACGGAGCATTGGAACCTGTTGCATCGTTAGGCGGGGAGGAAGTTGTCGAAGCATGCACTCCGTGGGGAACTTACTATGCCTCCGTCTTTAAGCGTGTACCCGGAGTACAGATCAGCCAGACCGATTGCAACGACGAGATTATGTTCTGCTATGGCAAAGCTCTAGGGAAGCTTCATCAATTATCCAGCGAGTACGTTCCTGTCATGGCCAAGCGCTGGTCCTGCCTCGATGTGTTGGCTTGGATTGAGGAGCTGTTCATCGATTCTCCACAGGAGGAAGCCGCGTTGGCGGAGGCGAGATTGCTTCGGAACTACTTCGCTTCGCTTCCCGTCACCAAGCACAATTTTGGGCTCGTTCATTATGATTTTGAATACGACAACGTGTTCTATGATGAGGCATCTTATTCATGCCATGTCATCGACTTCGATGACGCGATGTATCATTGGTATGCGATGGACATAGAGCAAGCATTGGCCTGTTTGCAGGACTGTGTGTCCCCGGACAGCTTCAACACGAAAAAACAATGCTTTTTAGACGGTTACCGCACGGAATTTGACATCTCGGATGATATGGAGGCGCTCCTCCCGGCATGCCGGCGGTTCGCCGCTGTGTACGGTTATGCCCGCGTATGGAGAGCCATGGCCGAAGAATGGGCGAACGAGCCGGATTGGCTCGTACAGTTGCGAGAGAGCTTGAGAGGGCATCTAACAGAAGATTCTTCCTGCTTCGGGAAGGAGCTCTAG